From the genome of Vicia villosa cultivar HV-30 ecotype Madison, WI linkage group LG2, Vvil1.0, whole genome shotgun sequence, one region includes:
- the LOC131648505 gene encoding uncharacterized protein LOC131648505 has protein sequence MDSAAASDADQIEEESDSISYTPLSFYTSSTVNHLVLMYKGKPLRKNFIPLSLYTTVHHPAPTCKRNNSSISIPDDLAFSILSKLPVKSLKRFACCHLPETPDCFCLTEFHLLHNKRKFNLPSPFPHSDGPNCILSSTSVNGIFCLGLNDREKVMYVLWNPLTEEFMVVPSSPAELIPKRPQSNFYQEHSFHGFGYDQLRDDFKLFAGLEVYLDGACHWLAWKSINNSALLTGLSLLSFDLGDEVFLTTPIGEESYTPYTYQARLAVLNGSIALISNYHDDTVFHISILGEIGVTQSWIKLYVSDPFPSLQWPLVGFGKNGCIFFTKKDSTQKDYELAYVDLSTQIIQDVGFTVGEGSTFITGLYKESLLSIGGSSH, from the exons ATGGATTCCGCCGCCGCCTCCGATGCTGATCAGATTGAAGAAGAAAGTGACAGCATAAGCTATACTCCACTATCGTTCTACACAAGTTCCACCGTCAACCACCTTGTACTCATGTATAAGGGTAAACCTCTCCGAAAAAACTTTATTCCACTATCGCTCTACACCACCGTCCACCACCCTGCTCCGACGTGTAAGCGAAACAACTCCTCTATTTCTATTCCCGATGATCTTGCTTTCTCTATTCTATCAAAACTGCCAGTAAAATCATTGAAGCGCTTTGCATGC TGCCATCTGCCTGAGACACCTGATTGTTTTTGCCTCACTGAATTCCATTTGCTCCACAACAAACGCAAATTCAATTTGCCATCTCCGTTTCCACATTCTGACGGTCCTAATTGTATTCTCTCCTCCACAAGTGTTAACGGCATTTTTTGTCTCGGCCTGAATGATCGAGAAAAGGTCATGTATGTATTGTGGAATCCCCTTACTGAGGAATTCATGGTCGTTCCTTCGAGTCCGGCTGAACTTATACCGAAGCGCCCTCAAAGCAACTTCTATCAGGAGCATTCTTTTCACGGGTTTGGTTATGATCAACTTAGAGATGACTTTAAGCTC TTTGCTGGTCTCGAAGTTTATCTTGATGGAGCGTGTCATTGGTTGGCCTGGAAATCTATCAACAACAGCGCACTACTTACTGGATTAAGTCTCTTGTCATTTGACCTCGGTGATGAGGTGTTCCTTACAACACCCATCGGAGAAGAATCTTATACTCCATACACTTATCAAGCACGCTTGGCTGTGTTAAATGGCTCAATTGCTTTAATCTCTAATTATCATGATGATACTGTTTTTCACATATCTATTCTCGGTGAAATTGGTGTGACTCAATCATGGATCAAACTATATGTTTCTGACCCCTTTCCTTCCCTCCAATGGCCCCTAGTTGGATTTGGGAAGAACGGATGTATTTTCTTTACCAAAAAAGATTCTACACAAAAAGATTATGAACTAGCCTACGTTGACTTGAGCACCCAAATAATTCAGGATGTTGGTTTTACGGTTGGAGAGGGAAGTACTTTTATCACTGGTCTTTACAAGGAAAGCCTGCTTTCGATTGGAGGATCAAGTCATTAG